From Lycium ferocissimum isolate CSIRO_LF1 chromosome 12, AGI_CSIRO_Lferr_CH_V1, whole genome shotgun sequence, one genomic window encodes:
- the LOC132039486 gene encoding uncharacterized protein LOC132039486, whose protein sequence is MAMEEEVAEPYSGWRLFFDGAVNYKGSGIGAVLISETGQHYPMAAKLNFRCTNNMAEYEACILGLRMALDMNIQELLRLCERFKSIDFRHTPRAQNEFADALATIASMIQHSVSTHIDPLEITLREEHAHCAHVEAEPDGQPWYADIKAYLEKREYPPESSANQKKTIRRLANGFFLNKEVLYKRTPDLGLLRFFFYRTADTPPTGLLTAKAEGKTQPSGERPKGSRQKIGNKDTSGRKGRRANERKDESDQKGHTKGEQQKISDQEGHN, encoded by the exons ATGGCTATGGAAGAAGAGGTGGCAGAACCATACTCGGGCTGGAGACTGTTCTTCGATGGAGCAGTCAACTACAAAGGATCAGGCATTGGGGCGGTGTTGATATCAGAAACAGGGCAACACTATCCAATGGCCGCAAAACTCAACTtcagatgtaccaacaacatggcgGAATACGAAGCATGTATCCTCGGCCTCAGGATGGCGTTGGACATGAACATACAGGAGTTGTTA AGATTGTGCGAGAGATTCAAGAGTATTGACTTCAGGCATACCCCAAGGGCTCAGAATGAGTTCGCAGACGCATTGGCTACAATAGCGTCTATGATCCAGCACTCTGTGAGTACCCACATTGATCCATTAGAGATCACACTAAGAGAAGAACATGCTCATTGCGCCCATGTCGAGGCCGAGCCAGATGGCCAACCATGGTATGCCGACATTAAGGCCTACCTGGAAAAAAGAGAGTATCCCCCAGAGAGTTCAGCAAATCAAAAGAAGACCATCAGGAGATTGGCTAATGGTTTCTTCTTGAACAAGGAAGTGTTGTACAAAAGGACCCCTGACCTTGGGTTGCTCAG GTTTTTCTTTTACAGGACAGCAGACACACCACCAACCGGCTTACTCACAGCAAAGGCGGAAGGCAAAACTCAGCCCAGTGGAGAGAGACCAAAAGGGTCACGACAAAAAATAGGTAATAAAGACACATCTGGCCGCAAGGGTCGCAGAGCAAATGAGCGTAAAGACGAAtccgaccaaaagggtcacacAAAGGGTGAACAGCAAAAAATATCAGACCAAGAGGGTCACAATTGA